The nucleotide sequence atatgtatatatatgtatatatatgtatgtatatatatatatatatatatatatatatatatatatatatatatatatatatatatatgtatatatatatatatatatatatatatatatatatatatatatatatatatgtgtatatatatgtatatatatatatacatatatatatatatatatatatatatatatatatatatatatatatatatatatatatataaatatatatatatataaatatatatatataatatatatatacatacatacatatacatatacatgtatacatacatatatttatatattatatatatttatgcatatatacacatatacatatatacatatacataaacatatatatgtacgtatatatatttgtacatacataaataaataaatatatatatatataatataaataaatatatatatagatagatagacagatagatagatatagatatattgtatatctgttacaaaataaatatacaatgccATTCCTCGAACAAACACTGGAAAAAGAGGAATATGAGGGAGTCGTAACGGAACTCACACAGAGGGAACAGAGCCTGAGGAGGCAGTGGACAGAGCAGAATCTGTGGACATTGACCGACCAATGGAAGACCGTGATGAGGGTCTGGCAGCCGCGGGGAGCTCATCATCATGCCGGATGAGACTGTGTCTGTGAGGATGGTGTAGCAGGTGATGTCATTTATTTGTGTGAATACTCTTAACTTTGGGTCAGTTTGTATTAGGATGAAGAATGTCGGTATCAGGATTAGCTGcacaaaatcacaaaaacacTTTCACTGAccaaaaatgtgaataaatacaaaaaaaaaaaaagaaaggaacataTTTATCACACCATGAATATCAATCAGTTTTAGTCTACCACAGCAACAGAACACTCATGAAACACTCCAATGaagatttttttcatctctttttggtTCATCATTTAACTTAAATttcaatgaaaaaacaacaacaaaaaaacaaaaaacttttggGTAAATCATTTATAGTCACAGTTATTTCATTCAGATGTAGGTAAATACATGttagtagaaaaataaaaaaaacaataattataaacacattatattatTTCAAATTTTACCTTCTAGACAATAGGACAAGAGACTGTCTATGCGTAGAGTTGCGTCGTGATTTGCCTAGTCGAGTTTTAATGGCAGTGAAGTGGTTCTGGACAGCTGTTGATAGCATGGGACACTGCTCTTCATCTTGCTGTAAGATATGACAGGTGGAAAAGGTTCAGCTTCttaccatgtatatataatttaaaagtaTTTAAATCATTTAGTGAATGCCAAAAGTCTCTGACACTATGTTTACAAATAAAGTACAGTAATCCACAATGGTAAGAAACTTACACtgcttcatcatcaacatcatcatcatcatcatcatcatcatcatcatcatcatcatcatcatcatcatcatcatcatcatcatcatcatcatcatcatcatcatcataatgctaataataacaataatataatatgatactaatgataagaacaataacaataacaataataatttcagtagtaaatttaataataataataaaaattgcatTGACGAatgcatcaataataatatctaacACCAAATACTAACCACAATAGGACATTCTGTCAGCATTTGATACCCATCTCGTCCCTGGTACATGTAAGCTTTCACAACCAGTCGATAATTAGCTGCAGGGTCTAAATATTCATCTCCAACCTTGACAACATCACGGATGATCCTCGATCCTGGTTCAGCATTAGGGTCAAAAGCAAATTGAATGCCAGCAACTTGGGGAAAACGACCCTCCAGCTTCGGATATTGTGAGACTCCATTTTCAAGAGCCGCTAGCAGTTTTTCTCCTATTGGAACAAGGTGTGGACATTATGATAAGTTATGAAAATATGCAGTAAATGGAAAAACACTACAAGCCTGTGGTAATTACTAAGGTTGCGAGTTGTATTTCTCCtattggtgaaaaaaaaagaaaaaaaaaggccagaTCTGATAGAAACTATGGTTATGTACAGTGAATATAGCTGCTAAAAGTTTGGAAAGCTTGTTTTAGCTTGACAGGTATTAAAGACAAACAATCACATGCTACAAATACAATAAATGTAAAATCTAAATCAGCTTGAAAATTTTAAAAGTTCTCCTAAGCAGTAAATCACTTCATTACAACATACAGAAAAATCTGACAACTTACCTGTGATTTCTATTACTAAAAGTGGATCTAACATGGGTAAAACCGTCATCAAATCACGCATCTTGAACTCCCCTGCTGAATGGATCCTGTCAGACCTTAGGGTGCCAGAGTTGAGAATTGCCACATCGGCATTGGTAGCTGCCATCATTATATCACAAACAAAGTTGCCAAGGTTTGTTTCCGATGTGCGGATCGAGGAGAACCTTCCATCCAGATCAACACTGAATGTGCCAAGAGGTTCATCCATCTTCTCACCCACCACATCTAAGCAAAGAAGTTTAGATTAAGAACTCTTACTCACTAACTCAACTTCAGAAGACAAAATACCTGATCAATGAATATAGAaatcttataaatataaatctgaTACCACAAAACTGTTAAAACAATTGAAATATAtcaagcaacatttttttttttcactcaggaGGAAAGGCTTGATCTGAAAACTACCTTCAAACTCCGATAATGCTTCCTTAAGGTCCGAATCAGGTTCAAAACTTGAGTTAACCTCGATCTTCTGAATATCCACTCCGACGCAGGATCCTTCCTCATTTAGTGTAACAACTGAGAATTCCCTGAAGTCTGTGCCACTTTTCAGAATGATTTTATCATTAACCTGAAAAAGTTAAGAATTATACATGTTTTCCTATGATATGTACATTAACAGTGCTGTTACTTCTACTGCTATCATATGAATAAAAGTTATAAAACAACCATATATAGAAATCACTCACCTTCTGAATCTCATACACATGGTCATGACCACCAAGGATTAGATCAATTTCATCTACATTTTCTGCTAGTCTGATATCATTGGGCGTCCTCATGTGCGTTAATGCAATAACATAGTCACAGCCCTGTGGAAAACAGATCAGAGTAAATTTACCTTTTACATCAATATAACAATTCACAAATATCAAGATATAATCAATATATTACATACTGAAATAATGActcaaataaaaagatatattaatCACCTGGTTCTTGAGCATGTTGGCAAGTTCTCTACCTTTATCCACATAGTCTGTGAAGGTCACTTGCTCAGCATTGATAGTAGCTAGAGTCTCTAACCATTCCTGTTCGACTAAGCCAATCTAAAAGCAGAGAAATGAGGAGGTGCATTATGTAGGAATTCCAGCACAgacaatcttgataataataatctataactGATTAATGTCACAAACTATTTCCAAGTTAAACACCAGTTTATTATgaaaaattatatgtacataatcaAATTTCTAAaaccaatatatatgtttataaaaacatCACATGTTTAACACAAtgccgtcggcattgggttaaaatccttaaaaataaattaataataataacaataataataataataataataataataataataataataataataataataataataataataataataataataataataataaataataatgattataataataataacaatgataaataaataaataaataaataaataaataaatatataaataaataaataaataaataaataaataaataaataaataaataaataaataaataaaaatcactcaCCAGCCCAATTTTCCAGCCATGCCACTCCATGACATGCGAGACAATGCCATCGGCCAGAGGTTTGCCCGTCTCATTGTCATCCACATTGCTCATCAGCCAGGGGAAGTTTGTGCGACTGGCAACATCAATTAGACGCTCCAAGCCAAAATCTGCAATAAGGCTTTAATTTTAAACTTTTTTCAATggtataataaaaagacaaaaagagtcaACTCAATAAAGGTCCGAATTTCATATACAGATGACATTTAAAAATCACACACTTATCCAATgaggaa is from Penaeus chinensis breed Huanghai No. 1 chromosome 36, ASM1920278v2, whole genome shotgun sequence and encodes:
- the LOC125044613 gene encoding 5'-nucleotidase-like isoform X3; the encoded protein is MVSAEVATANGDASSASLNSGSRAPSITILHFNDVYNVEEQSTEPKAGAARFKTALQSFADKDPLVLFSGDILAPSIMSSFTQGEQMVPVMNHFGIHCAVFGNHDFDFGLERLIDVASRTNFPWLMSNVDDNETGKPLADGIVSHVMEWHGWKIGLIGLVEQEWLETLATINAEQVTFTDYVDKGRELANMLKNQGCDYVIALTHMRTPNDIRLAENVDEIDLILGGHDHVYEIQKVNDKIILKSGTDFREFSVVTLNEEGSCVGVDIQKIEVNSSFEPDSDLKEALSEFEDVVGEKMDEPLGTFSVDLDGRFSSIRTSETNLGNFVCDIMMAATNADVAILNSGTLRSDRIHSAGEFKMRDLMTVLPMLDPLLVIEITGEKLLAALENGVSQYPKLEGRFPQVAGIQFAFDPNAEPGSRIIRDVVKVGDEYLDPAANYRLVVKAYMYQGRDGYQMLTECPIVQDEEQCPMLSTAVQNHFTAIKTRLGKSRRNSTHRQSLVLLSRRHSLIRHDDELPAAARPSSRSSIGRSMSTDSALSTASSGSVPSVSGRRSRGSLSRQESVHELEDMACKLTPKVDGRILVATDEVVENLRQKLAQRSVSVIEEEDEPATPQTPKNPETSLEQ
- the LOC125044613 gene encoding 5'-nucleotidase-like isoform X1, with amino-acid sequence MGHSVSKTLFCIGGKEVKEPSTKSSPRSLTTATMVSAEVATANGDASSASLNSGSRAPSITILHFNDVYNVEEQSTEPKAGAARFKTALQSFADKDPLVLFSGDILAPSIMSSFTQGEQMVPVMNHFGIHCAVFGNHDFDFGLERLIDVASRTNFPWLMSNVDDNETGKPLADGIVSHVMEWHGWKIGLIGLVEQEWLETLATINAEQVTFTDYVDKGRELANMLKNQGCDYVIALTHMRTPNDIRLAENVDEIDLILGGHDHVYEIQKVNDKIILKSGTDFREFSVVTLNEEGSCVGVDIQKIEVNSSFEPDSDLKEALSEFEDVVGEKMDEPLGTFSVDLDGRFSSIRTSETNLGNFVCDIMMAATNADVAILNSGTLRSDRIHSAGEFKMRDLMTVLPMLDPLLVIEITGEKLLAALENGVSQYPKLEGRFPQVAGIQFAFDPNAEPGSRIIRDVVKVGDEYLDPAANYRLVVKAYMYQGRDGYQMLTECPIVQDEEQCPMLSTAVQNHFTAIKTRLGKSRRNSTHRQSLVLLSRRHSLIRHDDELPAAARPSSRSSIGRSMSTDSALSTASSGSVPSVSGRRSRGSLSRQESVHELEDMACKLTPKVDGRILVATDEVVENLRQKLAQRSVSVIEEEDEPATPQTPKNPETSLEQ
- the LOC125044613 gene encoding 5'-nucleotidase-like isoform X2 — its product is MGHSVSKTLFCIGGKEVKEPSTKSSPRSLTTATMVSAEVATANGDASSASLNSGSRAPSITILHFNDVYNVEEQSTEPKAGAARFKTALQSFADKDPLVLFSGDILAPSIMSSFTQGEQMVPVMNHFGIHCAVFGNHDFDFGLERLIDVASRTNFPWLMSNVDDNETGKPLADGIVSHVMEWHGWKIGLIGLVEQEWLETLATINAEQVTFTDYVDKGRELANMLKNQGCDYVIALTHMRTPNDIRLAENVDEIDLILGGHDHVYEIQKVNDKIILKSGTDFREFSVVTLNEEGSCVGVDIQKIEVNSSFEPDSDLKEALSEFEDVVGEKMDEPLGTFSVDLDGRFSSIRTSETNLGNFVCDIMMAATNADVAILNSGTLRSDRIHSAGEFKMRDLMTVLPMLDPLLVIEITGEKLLAALENGVSQYPKLEGRFPQVAGIQFAFDPNAEPGSRIIRDVVKVGDEYLDPAANYRLVVKAYMYQGRDGYQMLTECPIVQDEEQCPMLSTAVQNHFTAIKTRLGKSRRNSTHRQSLVLLSRRHSLIRHDDELPAAARPSSRSSIGRSMSTDSALSTASSGSVPSVSGRRSRGSLSRQESVHELEDMACKLTPKVDGRILVATDEGLIQHLRTQKALQFGIQEEEREA
- the LOC125044613 gene encoding 5'-nucleotidase-like isoform X4, with product MGHSVSKTLFCIGGKEVKEPSTKSSPRSLTTATMVSAEVATANGDASSASLNSGSRAPSITILHFNDVYNVEEQSTEPKAGAARFKTALQSFADKDPLVLFSGDILAPSIMSSFTQGEQMVPVMNHFGIHCAVFGNHDFDFGLERLIDVASRTNFPWLMSNVDDNETGKPLADGIVSHVMEWHGWKIGLIGLVEQEWLETLATINAEQVTFTDYVDKGRELANMLKNQGCDYVIALTHMRTPNDIRLAENVDEIDLILGGHDHVYEIQKVNDKIILKSGTDFREFSVVTLNEEGSCVGVDIQKIEVNSSFEPDSDLKEALSEFEDVVGEKMDEPLGTFSVDLDGRFSSIRTSETNLGNFVCDIMMAATNADVAILNSGTLRSDRIHSAGEFKMRDLMTVLPMLDPLLVIEITGEKLLAALENGVSQYPKLEGRFPQVAGIQFAFDPNAEPGSRIIRDVVKVGDEYLDPAANYRLVVKAYMYQGRDGYQMLTECPIVQDEEQCPMLSTAVQNHFTAIKTRLGKSRRNSTHRQSLVLLSRSSGRRSRGSLSRQESVHELEDMACKLTPKVDGRILVATDEVVENLRQKLAQRSVSVIEEEDEPATPQTPKNPETSLEQ